One stretch of Nicotiana tabacum cultivar K326 chromosome 18, ASM71507v2, whole genome shotgun sequence DNA includes these proteins:
- the LOC107809324 gene encoding uncharacterized protein LOC107809324, with protein MPQDSLRSAVYRSFVTCDDPKGVVECKTIRKSKNDHPKMEGKQRTCSHLNASSSSSICKGMAADELYSSSSIQLMEVSREAQKLNQVIDSWSKGITLETHSKDIAKDLLKGALDLQESLVMLGKLQEASQHMAKLKKDQKDGICIGRTKSERISDHRFNRLEFQKPRFSVDGASQDCFDELREVIRESFVRQNLLPPTCASENDRRKVELSPDLPFTSFTSSSDSSFEKASLGRSKMITSSDVPSTSSSRSSMVQSQEVSSFGYSPPKVQSQDGPNLIARLMGLEEIPRKPQHLENERVIKQSRPIFEIDLPKAKKPTSIAQKVDAKRRTLDEIIETMHFKGLLRRKSNHGTPQLLNKFVDDSPPIVIMKPLYGLDSQAERFPPSNHEENPSGNRNTTGKGDVKEETSPENSDDKKGALDSTIYRKLQTGKYQNNRFSKGKGSNDRGEAPAKSKTLDVLVHGKQPNNAKIRASSPGKYRGEAPAKSKTLDVLVHGKQTNHTKIRASSPGKYRGAKSRALDVLSQEKQPNTKFRASSPGKDRGEVPANSKILEVVIQEKEPSTRTRASSPGKTLQPKKEAIDKREDGTQRVAPAMRKSKEMKNVKFNDSAKFQDQGKMSTMKMRKPERNALVAQAKSTISDPTSKRITTTASDNSSKRKKNVKADKSVKSTPIATVDNTEHKDENVEMVQAAEKDTDIAITKVTSSEELQLEQVADIFENLVIDNIANGESFPCESSVRLVEHTNCNIDLDFTENENFNSRATTRYLLLSSESFLCQSEELFETDAWEPTVRQITSVDHEIADSRLLLDCANELLENRRSQCALAVDPLSLKMRKIPTSFDKLVNEICDRIEVLGSYHKVAGKNLSADALHPLLERDLWCKGVVSSAWDLGWRTGLTNNEVEQVVTDIEKFLLTGFIDDVLTDFIL; from the exons ATGCCTCAAGACAGTCTGAGATCAGCTGTATACAGATCCTTTGTGacatgtgatgacccgaaaggtgtTGTGGAATGTAAGACAATTAGAAAATCCAAGAATGACCATCCAAAGATGGAAGGAAAACAAAGAACATGCAGCCATTTGAATGCGTCTTCATCGTCATCAATCTGCAAAGGAATGGCGGCAGATGAGTTATATTCCTCATCTTCCATCCAGCTAATGGAGGTGTCCAGAGAAGCTCAAAAGCTGAATCAAGTGATTGACTCATGGTCTAAGGGTATCACCCTTGAAACGCATTCTAAAGATATCGCCAAAGATTTGTTGAAAGGAGCTCTTGATTTACAGGAGTCGCTAGTGATGCTAGGAAAGCTGCAAGAAGCTTCACAACATATGGCTAAGTTGAAGAAAGATCAGAAAGATGGAATATGCATTGGAAGGACCAAGTCCGAGAGGATTTCAGATCACAGGTTTAATCGGCTTGAGTTTCAGAAACCAAGATTTTCTGTTGATGGGGCTTCCCAAGATTGTTTTGATGAGCTGAGGGAAGTGATAAGAGAGAGCTTTGTTAGACAAAATCTGTTGCCACCAACTTGTGCTTCAGAAAATGATAGAAGGAAAGTGGAATTATCACCAGATCTCCCCTTTACCAGCTTCACTAGCTCAAGTGACTCCTCCTTTGAAAAGGCTAGTCTTGGTAGAAGTAAAATGATTACATCATCGGATGTCCCATCAACTAGCTCAAGCCGGTCCTCCATGGTTCAATCCCAAGAGGTTAGCTCTTTTGGTTATTCTCCACCCAAGGTTCAATCCCAAGACGGGCCAAATTTAATTGCAAGACTGATGGGTCTTGAAGAGATTCCTAGAAAGCCTCAGCACTTGGAGAACGAAAGGGTTATCAAGCAGAGCAGACCTATATTTGAAATAGATTTGCCAAAGGCAAAGAAGCCAACATCCATCGCTCAGAAGGTGGATGCAAAAAGAAGAACATTGGATGAAATTATTGAAACCATGCATTTCAAGGGGCTTTTGAGAAGAAAGTCTAATCATGGAACTCCtcaattattaaataagtttgtTGATGATTCTCCACCCATTGTGATCATGAAGCCTCTGTATGGTCTAGACTCGCAGGCTGAAAGGTTTCCTCCCTCTAACCATGAAGAAAATCCATCAGGCAATAGAAACACAACTGGAAAAGGGGATGTAAAAGAAGAAACTTCACCTGAAAACTCTGATGATAAGAAGGGAGCATTGGATTCCACCATATATAGGAAATTGCAGACaggaaaatatcaaaataatagatTCAGTAAAGGAAAAGGGAGCAATGATCGTGGTGAAGCACCTGCGAAATCAAAGACTCTTGATGTTCTGGTTCATGGAAAACAGCCTAATAATGCAAAGATTAGAGCTTCTTCTCCTGGCAAGTATCGTGGTGAAGCACCTGCAAAATCAAAGACTCTTGATGTTCTGGTTCATGGAAAACAGACTAATCATACAAAGATTAGAGCTTCTTCTCCTGGCAAGTATCGTGGTGCAAAATCAAGGGCTCTTGATGTTCTGAGTCAAGAAAAACAGCCTAATACGAAGTTCAGAGCTTCTTCTCCTGGCAAGGATCGTGGTGAAGTACCTGCAAATTCAAAGATTCTTGAAGTTGTGATTCAGGAAAAAGAGCCTAGTACAAGGACTAGAGCTTCTTCTCCTGGAAAGACCCTGCAACCAAAGAAAGAAGCAATTGACAAAAGAGAGGACGGGACTCAACGAGTAGCTCCTGCTATGAGAAAATCTAAAGAAATGAAAAATGTCAAATTCAACGACAGTGCTAAATTTCAGGACCAAGGCAAGATGAGCACTATGAAAATGAGAAAACCCGAGAGAAATGCACTGGTTGCACAAGCAAAAAGTACTATATCAGATCCCACCTCGAAGCGCATAACAACCACTGCATCTGATAACTCCAGTAAGAGGAAGAAGAATGTTAAAGCTGACAAGTCCGTCAAGAGTACCCCAATTGCTACA GTTGACAACACGGAACACAAGGATGAAAATGTAGAAATGGTGCAGGCAGCGGAGAAAGACACAGATATAGCCATAACAAAAGTTACATCCTCAGAAGAGCTTCAGTTAGAACAAGTGGCTGATATCTTTGAGAATCTTGTCATCG ACAATATTGCCAATGGTGAAAGTTTCCCTTGCGAATCTAGTGTGCGATTAGTGGAGCATACTAACTGTAACATCGATCTAGACTTCACTGAGAATGAAAACTTCAACTCCAGAGCCACTACAAGGTATTTACTGTTGAGCAGTGAATCATTCCTCTGTCAGTCCGAGGAGCTATTTGAAACAGATGCATGGGAACCAACTGTACGGCAGATAACAAGTGTAGATCATGAAATCGCTGATAGCAGACTCTTACTTGATTGTGCAAATGAGTTGTTAGAAAATAGAAGGTCTCAATGTGCACTGGCAGTTGATCCGTTATCACTGAAGATGCGAAAAATTCCTACATCTTTTGACAAGTTGGTGAATGAAATTTGTGACAGGATTGAAGTTTTGGGAAGTTACCATAAGGTTGCTGGGAAGAACCTTTCAGCAGATGCTCTTCATCCACTGCTAGAAAGAGATCTATGGTGTAAGGGAGTGGTCAGCAGTGCATGGGATTTGGGTTGGAGAACTGGATTAACTAATAATGAAGTTGAACAAGTAGTGACTGATATTGAGAAGTTTCTTTTAACTGGATTTATCGATGATGTTTTGACTGACTTCATACTATAG